The nucleotide window ctatataaattagttctttctttatataaccatagaaaaaaaaaaaaaaaaaaaaaaaaaaaaaccagaccgatattttattatattctatattttaaattatataataataacgtttgaatttttgaaaatttatttttattatattatataaataaaagagTATGTTATTCAGAAAATATCAACCATACTTtagtatatattattatacatattaaatataaataaatattattacaaaaaagaataaaataaataaatacatatatatatatatatatatatatatacatatattttttgtcGTTGCATTAATTTGTGAcctttttaattttatatgtaaatatttcatattaatGATGAGGAAGcaatatatagatatattattgtataaatataaagatattattatataggtataaatatgactttttatttattcctgtatatatatatatatatatatttcttttacatgtgtatttttattatatatttttaatatatgtatgtctagtttataatattaataaaatgaattcctaatttatgtatgttacaaaaaaatattatataaatctaACAAAGTCATACGCCAAAGGAAATGAGAGGCACTTGAATAAACTTTTTTTGAAGTATTTggtttattttttttctatttaaatctttatatattattagatGTGGATCCAgcaaatattatatatatatatatatatatatatatatatataaattataataaataataaataataaatatctCCTTCGAtataatcaaaaaaaaaaaaaaaactcGTAAGTAGAATGGATTAAAATTGCACTAATGTTTCATAAACACacttataaaaattttcactttattatattaaaaacagatatatatttgaatgATAAACCAAATTagatataattaaaaaataaaatattttataaaaccATAATGTcgtaaaaaaaaaaaaatatacacatatatattatatatatatatatatatatatatagtacAAAATAGCATAACAGAACACTTCAAAAATTACGAAAATACaataacaaatattaaatattatgcaaacaggaaaatattaaaagaaacagaagaaaattttacacattattttgatatcataatataaagaataaataaataattaaataaataaattatttgtatatatatataataatatatattatattgttttaaaatatatattttatttttaatgtatacttggaatattattaatttttgtaCAAGATTTGACAAACAAATTAAtgtacaaaaataatatatatatatatatatatttttaatattttgaaaattttgtgaagcataatatattttacaaaataacTATGTGAAACCTAATTAtttgattttattttatattactaattttttttttttggaacatttatacattataaaataaatacaattTATACACAAAACATACATCAATATTTTACACTTTtcaattataataaaatatatatatatatatatatatatatatttgttcaatattttttatttttcatttttcatttttcatttttcatttttcatttttcattatgTAACAGCTTTTATGTtaattatatctttttaatttccTGCTTTTTCTTTCCTTCGTCCTTCTTAACCTTTTTCATTTGTGTCAACCCtttgttaattttttctcctcttttttttttttttttttttttcttttttaatattattaaattgtgatttaaatatgattcttaacatttaataagttgatatatatatatatttttttttttccttttttttttttgttttacCTTATCTcgtttatatatttatttttgttaataaatttaaGATATTGTATGaaattattctttttcttttaattatggatatgaaaaatatatatttaccGAAAGGTATAAGACTACCTTGTAAATTAAAATGGACTGTGGATAATAATTCAATGGTTAGTTCTAATCAGATTATAGCTTTTATAATTGAAGAGAATAAAGAAGTATTCACGGGAGAGGAGAATCAGGAGGTGGAACCTTCTATTAAGGAAGAATACATTAAAGACGAAAATCATAATAACAAGAATAatggtgataataataataataataataatattgagaataaaaaaggaaatgatataatatttaaacaAGATAATTACAATGaagtaaataataaagagaCATGTTTAAAAGATGAACATATTGTAAAGGATATTAGTTCAACTACTTttaatcaaaatataaataatttacatGACGACTCTAATAAAACGGAAAAAAGTAATTCTTCTCcagataataataatcataatgagaataataatgattttataaaggataaaaatataactacaaatgatgataataacaaaagcattattaatgataatgtTGTGCAGAGTGAtcttaaaaataataacttgaaaaaaaaagatgataCAAATGTAATTAGTATGgattcaaaatataatgaaaagaaaaatgtaataaattttattttaaataatagaaaaaattgtgaaataaaaaataatccTATTGTTTTAAgaagtaataataatgggaaaataaatattttaaaaaatgatgataatcaagaatatatatatattaataatgaaaatgaattattatgTGAAGTTATAGATGTCAAATGTAATcatgaaataatattctCGGGAATTTGTACAAATTGTCTTTTAAATCAAgaagaaattaataaaagtgaagaacaaaaatattttgttacTCCTAGTTTTTTACCTGGacaaaatgaattatatataaatactgATAAAGCCATTGATttagaaaaagaaagaatGAGAAccattataaataaaaaaaaactcTGCTTAGTTCTAGATTTAGATAATACACTTTTACATGcatcattttcattattatctgttaatgtgaataatgatataataaatattaccaccgatattaataatggtattttagaaaatgaaataaattatatagaaGAATTAAATGCACAAGTAGTATCTAATGCCAGTCATTCGGATGATATAAAATCGAAcacaaaaaataagaaagCTTCTCCCCTTGTATGTAAATtgaataatgataaaattttgtctatgaataataaaaataagattGAACAGGAGAATACACAAAATTATATGGATAGAAATGATATgcaaaatataaatataaatataaatgtgaataataataataataattataataataataattataataataataataacaataataataataacaattataataataattacaataataataataacaattataataataataatagtaataaagAGGATGATGCCCTAATCAATGAAGACATAATATATCCTCActtttgtaaaaataaaaactcAATCGAAATGTACCCCAAAATTGAAGATATAAAAGCGTCATATCAAAATTATTGTGAATTTTTGGAAAAGGTAAATAccataaatttattaaaacataaagggaaatatatacactATGAAGATTTTAATGACAATCAGattaaaaggaaaattgaaaaattaGAATCTAGTATTCTAAAAACAAATGTAAAATATCAAAAAGGCgcttatattatttactaTAAACTAAGACCAGGAGTAATTGAATTTTTAAGAACAATGAgtgaaaaatatgaaatatatttatatactaTGGGGACATTAGAACATGCAAAATcatgtttatttttattagaTCCCCTTAGGAAATTTTTTGGAAATAGAGTATTTTCTAGGAAGGATTGTTTAAATAGCTTGaaacatttaaataaaatattaccTACATATCGTAGTGTATCTATATGTATAGATGATAGTGATTATATATGGAAAGAAAATAGTTCTTGTATAAAAGTACATggatataattattttcctGATATTAACTTTTTTGAAGATATTAAGAGAGCTCCATATTTCTTAACTAAATTTTTTACTTTTGCTCAGTCCTATTTAAATTTCAcatcaaatatatatcgttttattaatttcaAATGTAGTGAACATGAagaatttttaaaatattgtaaaaataatatcatgttatataatatgaaaaatcAGGTCCATTTCTCCAATGTGGAGACAACACATAACagtaataattatgacGCACAAATAAAGGAAGATGTATATTGTACTActgaaaataatgaagtggagaaaaatgaattattacCAAGTATGAAAACAAATACATTTATTGAACCattacaaataaaaaataaaaatgagCATGAAACATCATTAAATAGGAACAATTCcttaaatattaataatgaatttGTGGAAATTAATGATAACAATTTTATAGATTTGGATAAAGAATTTGAAACGGATAATGAGAGTGATCTAAATTTGGAGGATGACGAGGGAGATGATATAATtgatatgtataatattaataataataataataataataatattattattaatagtTATAACAATACATACCATTTAGATACAAGAAATGATTTGATAGAATTATTTGATgaatcatataattatgacaaagaaaatattttagaAGATAACAGTAATTATTTAgataaacaaaatgatatatatgataataaggataaaaccttaagaaaagaaatagaACCATTACAATCATTATCAtatgatgaagataatataatttatgatgaaaatataattcttcAAACAGTAGAAAGTGGAAttattgaaaataataatcttAATTTTACgtatgaagaaaataaaatatcttttgaaaaggaaaaagaaacaaatgaaaatgtgttaaaaaataataccAACTTATTAGATGTAAATAAAtcaattaataaaaaaaagaagaaaaaaaaatgtaaaaaaaataatcaaataAAGAATAGTGATATAAATACACCATTTTTAAGAAATGATACCAAAAATTATGTGCAACCAATTCCTTTGTTAAAAAAATCGGTTCATAGAAATATAACACATGAAGatgaaattattttaaaatttatatctGAAGAAAATTTCAGAAGATATGAAAAGTATGTTCTAGATTTCTTATCTAACTACTTTGAAAAAAACGAAAACCATACAATGAAAAGTCAAGAGTCCTCTCAAGTGATTGAAGAGGAAAATGTAGAAAGTTCAAAATGTGAGGTAACAAATGAAGATGCTCTAAGTGATGAAGATGTATCTGATGAAGATGATTTTGAAGGAGAATTTGTAAATCTAAAAGATCAAGAAGATGAAATACATATGTTTTTAGATGATGATTTTGAGGGTGAATTTGTAAATTTGAaagatgatgaaaatgatgaaaatgatgaagattatacatatatggATGATCATATGGATGGTAAATATTCAAATGTCAAACATCAAAAGAATGAAGAacgtatatatataaaagatgaaaaaaataaacaaggttttgaaaataataaaaagaataaaaatacctataaaaaaaattctgataaaaatgataatcCTCGTAAtgattttaaaaaatatcgaatgaaagttaaaaaaaaaattgtaaaaaaaattaataaaaattcaaaTGTTAAAATATCCAAATGTTCAAAACATATGAACGAAgtgaataataatacttcaacaaataataatgaagtaaaacaaaacaatgaatattatgaatCTTTCTTTATTCCAAAAAATTTAACAGAATTCAATTTCAAAGATAATGATAaacaattatattatttaatgtcattattaaatgaaatacatgatattttttacataatgTTAGAACAAtttaaacaaaaagaaacaaatgACGAAAATAGAGATgatcaaatatataactatTTTTTAAGATATCCTGTTGTGCGTACTATATTGACTCAATATCGAAAACAAGTTTTAAAGggtacatataaataaataaatcaatatgtatatatatatatatatatatatatatatatatatatatatagaaatggatagatttatttatattaataaatacatgagtgatatattatttcatatttatatcattttatattatcttctTTTTAGGTTTCACGTTCAATATAGGCTTATTATCAGATGACATTAAACGAAGCGATTTTATGGATAACATTGTAAAATTCGGTGGACTTATTAACAACCAAGATTACAATCATTTATTAACTGTTAATACTTTtatagaaaatgaaaattttaaaaatgtgAGCACATCTAATTTGATGTGGCTCGAAAGAGCCCTTTATACTTGGaagtaataaataataaaatctttgtgaaaagaaatatatgtattattatattatattgtatatatatatatatatatatatatatatatatgtatatatatatttttttattttttttattttccttttgtAAACCATTCCTTTTTGTAGAAGTACCAATCCAAAGTATTATGACATGAAAACATGGGAAAAATTGCATCGGAATTTTTGGGATGTCATTgaatatgaagaaaataaaaaataaataatatattatctcttacacatataaaaaataaaaagtttaatgaatatttcttttaaatttttttttttttttttttttcttttttgcATTGTTTctgttatataatatgaatatataaattctaTATACgaatatttcttttaatNNNNNNNNNNNNNNNNNNNNNNNNNNNNNNNNNNNNNNNNNNNNNNNNNNNNNNNNNNNNNNNNNNNNNNNNNNNNNNNNNNNNNNNNNNNNNNNNNNNNNNNNNNNNNNNNNNNNNNNNNNNNNNNNNNNNNNNNNNNNNNNNNNNNNNNNNNNNNNNNNNNNNNNNNNNNNNNNNNNNNNNNNNNNNNNNNNNNNNNNNNNNNNNNNNNNNNNNNNNNNNNNNNNNNNNNNNNNNNNNNNNNNNNNNNNNNNNNNNNNNNNNNNNNNNNNNNNNNNNNNNNNNNNNNNNNNNNNNNNNNNNNNNNNNNNNNNNNNNNNNNNNNNNNNNNNNNNNNNNNNNNNNNNNNNNNNNNNNNNNNNNNNNNNNNNNNNNNNNNNNNNNNNNNNNNNNttttttttttttttttttttttttttttttttttttttctatttttttatttaactttttgttttgttaTAACCTggaaaaatgaaaaagaaaatataaagaataaatgTGTATGGAaaaaaggaagaaaaaaaaaaaaaaaaaaattatgaaaataaaaaaaaatatataatatattagtTTTTCTGGttgatataaatacaatttatttgataatatatatgtatattaaataatccttaatgtaatattaaaatatgctaaggagaatataaataaataaaagtattaattttaaatatgagcaataaaataaataaatatatgagTTTTAGAGTTACCACACAgttcataaaaaatgtgAGGTACTTTTctgtaattatataaaggTGTCCTTTaaggtatatatatatatatatatatatatatatatatgtttttatttgttttgtttttttaatataatacatttataaatgATCAAAATAAGTTCATTAAGAAGAAAGGCAGACCCTCTATTAATTGTTAGTAAAAGATTACCGTCTTACATAAAAAAggagaaaataaatttaacCAGAAATAGCAAcgttaataaaaaaaatgtaaaatattatcaGGTACCTCAATTTGTTCAAGAACTTATAAAATTTACACGAAAGAATAAACTTTGGAAGGAACAAAATAGTGAGAATATCATGgacataaaaaataatcatattaataatactactacaaaaagtaatattaataataatattaataataataatgatcaTCCATATAAAcacaatattataaataaaaacaaaattcATTACGTTAACAATCTTCTTGATGAAATACCgaaacataaaaatttgTTAACATCCTTTCTAATATGTGAAATATATGGGTGCTTATACAAattgaattatttaaaactagatataatatttcttttatttagTATTCTTATAAACAATAccataaatttttttaatttgaGTGGTTACGTAAATTGTAATTTTAAAGAGCTAATCAATATTaccaaatatatataccattttcaaaatgtatgtaattcaaatattcaaaatattcTTCATAAAAAACCTAACTTGACAAAGCTAAAAATTGTTGAAAGGTATcttaaagaaaataataaggaaATCAAAAGCAAACATGGGTactataattatatatataattatatacaaaaatatgatcatgttgataatatagacattttaatttattccCTAATTAAATCtaaaaaagatgaaaagggttatatatatgaaaagataaaaaagaacgatattatattagatgatgaaaatgatattactactaaaataagaaatatatcAAACATGTCAAACATATCAAACATGTCAAATATTTCAAACATGTCAAATATTTCAAACATGTCAAATATTTCAAACATGTCAAATATTTCAAACATGTCAAATACTTCAAACATGTCAAATATTTCAAACATGTCAAATACTTCAAACATGTCAAACATATCAAATGTATTTTTCCCTTCTATTACAAATACATccaattataataatacattagtagaaaataataacgAAATGGATGGTCTAAtagattatataaattctttctataaattaaatgatatgTTCAATTTTTTACTCAACAAAATTTTGAACTATTTCAATGAGAACTCAATAAATTTTgattttcataatttaaaattattatttttttttatttcaaaatttgaaaaattTGACTCAAATTTGTTAGAAAATATATCCAATAGATTAATAAACGAAATcgaaaaaatgaaaacgAATCCAAAATTATTggatgatgaagaaaattCAACGAACGATCcaatagaaaaaaatataataaatcatttaaatcataataaattaaaaagaagatTGAATAGAtatagtaaaaaaaatagatatataaatacttttaataaaattaattctAAAGAATTTCTTATTCTACCTTATACTATTGGTGTTTCTATGAAcacatattttaataactatcttatagaatatataaatatttatatattaagtCTTATTAATTCTAGAGTTAATTGTGATATAcaaacatttatatataccttGATAGGTTACAAACATATCATGGTTAACTTTTTTATTctatataacatttttcGCTTTAAGGAAAAGTGTTttcaaaatgaaaatttattaaaaaaatataaatttttcttaaaCAAGTTAATTTATCAtgatatacaaaatatgaATCAAATGTCATCCAAtaaaatcataaaaataaaaaatcatatgatggataataatatgaaaagccaagaagaaaaaagaaaaataaatcataataaatatataaacgTATTAAATTTGGAGcaacaaaaaaaacatattattaatcatttaaatttaGATCAAAATATATCTGTACAATTAGcaaaagaacaaaaattagatcatataaataacacAACATCAAAAGATGAACTAAAAATGAAGcaagaaaatatttttgatttACTAATAAAACAATTTCACATAAATTTGGACaaaataatgttaataaattttGACAAGAATTCTTTATATCAACAATATACTAGTAAAgatatttatcatttttttatgacttataaaaaattatttcacaaggtatataattattccatatttttattagataaacataatattaatgatatGCTTACAATATATCAACATATTAAAGCACAATCATTAAATgacataataataaatcatgTCTTTATAGAAACactttataataaaataattttgaattcggttccaaaaaaaaattaatgtttgatattattaatatatatattatatatatatatatatatatatatatatatatataataaaagatcatttattcttttttttctttttaaaaaaaacaaaaataaaaaaaataaagaataaataaatgaaagggaaaaaaaaaaaaaaaaaaaaaaggaaataaaaataaaaaaaaaaattaaaatttatatatgcggaaattaatattccttaaaatatgtatatatatattaaacttaaaaataagccaagaagaaaaacacaaaatgaaaaaaaaaataataacaataataataaaataaaataataataaaaagaataattttttatattatttatttatatttattttatcattattattttattttttttttttattcgCTCTCTATAGAAAATccaatattatatatttttcaaaagaTAATTATGTAGGTAAgtacataaatatatatatacatacatatataatatatatatattatttagaATTCAAAANNNNNNNNNNNNNNNNNNNNNNNNNNNNNNNNNNNNNNNNNNNNNNNNNNNNNNNNNNNNNNNNNNNNNNNNNNNNNNNNNNNNNNNNNNNNNNNNNNNNTATTGGATTATTAAAAAgttcattaaaaaaataaaagtttaatttaatatatatatatatatatatatatatatatatatatatatatatatatatatatttatttatttatttatttatttatttatgaaatataGTTTTTggtcattattattttgtgaGGGTTACTAAAAATTAATCAAAACTGTGTGATGATATTTTAAACATATCACCTCCGATATGCTCATTAAAtcttaatttataaataattccATTTGAGCAGATAACAATAATACAATTTTGGTCATTAACAAATGCACAAATAGATGAAATTTTTTTGCCTGgtaatttatatgaagCAAAACTCCATTCACTATTTAAATACGGATGACAAGGTAATAAACATTTTAAGGAagattttttattttttgactctttttcataatttagTAAAGCTGGTGGAGATACATTTTTTCctttacatataatatcCACCTTTCTTAAAggtcttttttttttatatatagaaaatacATGAACTGTATTTCTACTAGAAGTTAAACATAGCCAATTATTATCTTCACTAATATTTAAGGATAGAATTTTTGCATTTTTAGTACCTCTTCtaaattcatttaataatgtTCCATCAAAAGTATTAAATAATCTAATTATGGTACCTTTTGTTGATGATGTAACAAGTAATTTACCATCATTACTTAAATTAATACATCCAATAGAATTATCATGGGCATATATACTCAAATttgttttaaaatttatataaggTAATTCTTCATGGATATTTTCACTTGAATTTATTTcgaaaatatgaatatttacTCTTCCTTTTATTGGTGATAAATAagcaataataatatttttatcaatattaGATAAACAACATAAACCTGATACATTTTTTGAAGTATTTAATGTTTCaagtaatattatatcttttaatctatatatacataatttatattctaATATAACTACAATTATTTCTCTTAACAATCTTACACCTATAATATTTGATGAAAATGTTAGTTTCGCTATTTCCCTCATTTGTCTATCATCCCATATTATCAAAACATTTTTTGCCCATTTCCCTTTCTTATCATTCTTATTACCTGTTATTGCTAAAATATTACATCGGTATAACATTTCGGCTAGGTATAAACCATTCTTATTTCTATCAGTCAAAtctgaaaaaaaaaaaaaatatatacatatatatatatatatatatatattaattatacacatatatattaacaatatatttacacaTATTTACTTATACATCTAAATTATTACCTCTACTATATGTTTGAGTAAAAGGATTCGTGTTGTATATCTTGAAACCTTTCTCATTAGCCATACACAAACAACCATAATCCTGgttaaatgatatatatctattattatctaaTCTTAATGAtaccattttttttttttttttttatttattttttattttttttttttatttatttttttttttttattttgtaacAAACGGAAAatgttttcttttaatttcttcTATAATGAATGTggtaaaatatataaaaatggaaatatatatatatataatatatatttattacaatGGAATATATCTACATTACATTTAGTAcacatatatttctatgtgcttatttttcttttttaatttttttctttcttttttttttttttttttcttctcttattcttctttatatattatatgtcatataaatttaaaaaaatcattcttttattttattcccctttttcattatttttttatataagcatcatatattcatatttttatatagaacatatatatatatatatatatatatatatattcaaaataatgaagagaaaaaattaaaataaaataaaataaaacaaaataatattatattacataatctaattatttttaatacatctaatataaaaaaaatcacatgtatatatatatatatatatatatatatatatatatatatatatatacatataacaatctttatataatattttatatcataatcAATATTTATAGGTGTAAGtatatctttttcatattttcataaaacATGAATAAGCTTAAAAACAAACACATACATAttaagaattatataaaatgacatggaaaaaaaaaaaaaaatatatatatatatatataataataattcataCATTAATcaattatataacatataaatcAACAGGGTCTGAACAagtaatataattatattattataaggtttgtaaaaaaaaaaaaaaaaaaaaaaagtacatatatatatatatataattatcataaaatatacaaatacaatatataatatataaaatatgaataaatgaatataaataaaaaaaaaaaagaaaaaaaaaagaaaaatatatatatttttatgaataataaaaaattatatattttatgttaattttaaattaatttaaataaaatatacatataatattattatattataatatatattttttatttatactttaatattcaaatattataatatatataatatttataaaataattatattttataatttatatctaaaaaatatattgtattatatatatatataatataaacagttatatacatactgtatattatttatacatatataaaaatatatttgttcatttttttatttttttagtgcctttatataactataataatatatatatatatatatatatgttcatatatacatatataataatatatttatttattttatggCTATATATGAcatattatgaatattattatatatttatttatatatatatatatatatatattattatataaatataaatatatatataatatatataattatatatatatttaataatatacctTACCCTTCAAAatcttattatattaaaaagattgcatatattattatattttaagaagtatacataaattttgagttttacaaatattatagaaattaaataataataacatcatattatatatacatagtatgttagtatatataattagatatatatatatatatatgtatacatattacatatataagtagagaatttgaaaaaaaaacaccaaaaaaaaaaatcacTGGTGAAAATAGAAAATTAAATAGTTTCCAActaaataatttttttttctataaaaaacaaaaaaaaaatatcaagAATATAAtctaatataaataatatgtatattataattttttttttttttttttttttttttttttttcatattttttatttaaaaaacttaaaaaaaaaaaaatatattttatttaaaaaatttaaattttaaaaaaaaaaaaaaaaaaaa belongs to Plasmodium reichenowi strain SY57 chromosome 10, whole genome shotgun sequence and includes:
- a CDS encoding NLI interacting factor-like phosphatase, putative, with amino-acid sequence MDMKNIYLPKGIRLPCKLKWTVDNNSMVSSNQIIAFIIEENKEVFTGEENQEVEPSIKEEYIKDENHNNKNNGDNNNNNNNIENKKGNDIIFKQDNYNEVNNKETCLKDEHIVKDISSTTFNQNINNLHDDSNKTEKSNSSPDNNNHNENNNDFIKDKNITTNDDNNKSIINDNVVQSDLKNNNLKKKDDTNVISMDSKYNEKKNVINFILNNRKNCEIKNNPIVLRSNNNGKINILKNDDNQEYIYINNENELLCEVIDVKCNHEIIFSGICTNCLLNQEEINKSEEQKYFVTPSFLPGQNELYINTDKAIDLEKERMRTIINKKKLCLVLDLDNTLLHASFSLLSVNVNNDIINITTDINNGILENEINYIEELNAQVVSNASHSDDIKSNTKNKKASPLVCKLNNDKILSMNNKNKIEQENTQNYMDRNDMQNINININVNNNNNNYNNNNYNNNNNNNNNNNYNNNYNNNNNNYNNNNSNKEDDALINEDIIYPHFCKNKNSIEMYPKIEDIKASYQNYCEFLEKVNTINLLKHKGKYIHYEDFNDNQIKRKIEKLESSILKTNVKYQKGAYIIYYKLRPGVIEFLRTMSEKYEIYLYTMGTLEHAKSCLFLLDPLRKFFGNRVFSRKDCLNSLKHLNKILPTYRSVSICIDDSDYIWKENSSCIKVHGYNYFPDINFFEDIKRAPYFLTKFFTFAQSYLNFTSNIYRFINFKCSEHEEFLKYCKNNIMLYNMKNQVHFSNVETTHNSNNYDAQIKEDVYCTTENNEVEKNELLPSMKTNTFIEPLQIKNKNEHETSLNRNNSLNINNEFVEINDNNFIDLDKEFETDNESDLNLEDDEGDDIIDMYNINNNNNNNNIIINSYNNTYHLDTRNDLIELFDESYNYDKENILEDNSNYLDKQNDIYDNKDKTLRKEIEPLQSLSYDEDNIIYDENIILQTVESGIIENNNLNFTYEENKISFEKEKETNENVLKNNTNLLDVNKSINKKKKKKKCKKNNQIKNSDINTPFLRNDTKNYVQPIPLLKKSVHRNITHEDEIILKFISEENFRRYEKYVLDFLSNYFEKNENHTMKSQESSQVIEEENVESSKCEVTNEDALSDEDVSDEDDFEGEFVNLKDQEDEIHMFLDDDFEGEFVNLKDDENDENDEDYTYMDDHMDGKYSNVKHQKNEERIYIKDEKNKQGFENNKKNKNTYKKNSDKNDNPRNDFKKYRMKVKKKIVKKINKNSNVKISKCSKHMNEVNNNTSTNNNEVKQNNEYYESFFIPKNLTEFNFKDNDKQLYYLMSLLNEIHDIFYIMLEQFKQKETNDENRDDQIYNYFLRYPVVRTILTQYRKQVLKGFTFNIGLLSDDIKRSDFMDNIVKFGGLINNQDYNHLLTVNTFIENENFKNVSTSNLMWLERALYTWKSTNPKYYDMKTWEKLHRNFWDVIEYEENKK